Within Anopheles nili chromosome 3, idAnoNiliSN_F5_01, whole genome shotgun sequence, the genomic segment TAGCGGTAGCAGCACCGTATCGACCATGTCTACACCCCAAGAGATCCCGCACATTCTGCAGGGGGAAATTGCACGACTTGACCAGAAGTTTAAGGTATCACTAGACCAATGCGCCATCAGTGGCACAAGAACGATTAAGCTGATCTGCTGGCTGGACGATAAAAACTTGCCCTGCGTGCCGCCGGTAGCCGTCACCATCCCGGAAGATTATCCCTTCACAGCACCGAGCTGTTCGCTGATAGAGCAGGAGTACAACGCGACACCATTCCTAATTCTGGTGCAGAAATCGCTGATGGCGCGTATCTGTAAGCTACCGGGACTTTTCACGTTGTCGCATCTTCTGGACACGTGGGAGATGTCGGTAAGACAGGCCTGCTCGCCAAACCCGACAATTGTCGCTCCAACTAGCACCAGTGTACTTTTGGGCATGTAATCGGCATCGTATCGAAAAGAGCGCTAagattcctttctttttcaacGGCTATATTTGAATAGTTACAGATTTTAGGAcactaaaaatatatatatattacaaATCATTGTATAGGAACCACGTGTTGTTATCTGAATCATTTATTAACTGCGTATTAGCGAATGAAACGTAAAGGGATACCCTATCGACATGATGGTTTATCTCAATCTAGAGATTTAccatgcaaaataaataagatgaggaaatgaaatattatatCTAGTTGAACTTCCGATTATGATAGCGTTAAATCATAAAAAGGCTCTGGCCGATGCCTTACAGGATGTCGGCGTCGTTTCCAAAGAGCACCATCTGCACCTGCCGCAAAAAAGATGCTTTGCATTGTTGCCAATCCTTTGCGTTGGCATCTTGGAAGACTTTCTGCATGTCCGCGCTCTGTGATCTAATTTTTTCGACAAGCATTGTGTCGCTCTGGATAGAATTAGCTATCATGCGATCAATTTCGTCAAAGTTTTTACGATTCCTTAAGCAATCgaaaacggaaaaggaaaGTTAAAATTCTTGCGATGTCCTTCGCAGCCTgtataacaaacaaaaaagaaaaaagtagcCTACTTACCGTTTGAATTGAATGGCCATTTTTTGCAGCTCATTCCTCTCATTAAGCATGTCTTGTTTCTTCTGCACGTATCGTTCATACTTTTGCTTGATGTTGTTATACTCGGACAATCGAGAGTTAATATTCTTTTGCACAATATCAGAAATCTTCGCCACGCGTTCTTTATACGATTTTTCTATACCATGTACGTTAGTTTCAATAATGGAATCAAGCACACGCTGCACATGCGTGAACGCTGTTCCTTCATGTTGCATCTCGTCAGAGTCAACTAAAAAGGAAGAATTGTCCACGTGTTGTCTCGGAACTAGATCCATTAGCGACTGTCCGGTCATCACGACTCCGTTTCGCCTTGGCGCGTACGGAGAAGGAGAGCTACGCTTCGGTGGCGAGCATAAGTTAATCGTTGGCTCAACAGATGTTGAATCGATGCTAATAATTTGATTCGTGCGGGAGaacatttgttgttttctttttagaGACTGCGTTTGAAAATTTGAAGACAAACTTTCCGAATTGAGGATCATGTTCATATTTCGGTGTTGCTGCAGTATTTTTGAATTAAGCGAATGATTCAACTCGCCATCATCCGTGGTATGCTTTTCTTCACCAGTGTTTGGTTTGTTACCGCTTTGATTTGTATTTTCTGGATTCAACGAGCttttttctaaaaatattttaacgAAAACAAGGAATAGAAAGGAAAATTACATTGCAAAACGCATTTGCACGTATCGAAAACTCACGACTTACCATGATTGGTCTTAAAGGATTGTTTAACCCAATCCAATGTCTTTGAGCTTTTGTTCCGATCATTAGACAATACACTGCTACGTGTAATTCGTTTCGGGCCACTTGCAATGTAACTGAATTTTCTACTCAACATTTCGTATGGTTGGAAGCTGCTATCGCTATCGTAACTTTTCTCAACTTCGCTACCGCTTTCGATAGATGACAAGTCGTCGATATACTTCGCACGAATGGCAGAAATAGTTGGTTCCAATAGTGGTTTTATCGGTCGCTTAGTTGGAGTGGAAGATCGAGGATTAattattggtttttttgtaCTGCCCTGTCTCATCTTCTGTTTGCTAGCCGATCTGCCTTTTCCCGTTCTTTTCTTCGATCTTGATTTTAAGTATATGCTCGATTCGTCCTCGCAATAGTTTTCGAGATCATACGGGTCATATGTGATGTTTTCTGCTTTTGATCTGTTTTGTTCGACGGGTGTGGATCTTAAATGGCCAACATTTGCTAGCATGGTGCTATTACATTGTTGGTTCTTTTGACCGGAAACGTTACCGGAGGTATTTCCGGTGTCTTTATGAGTCGATTCATTTGCTAGTGCCCCTATGTTCTCGTTATCCGGGATACTTTGAGCTGCAACTGGACCaatgctttcattttcctgaATGCTTAGAGCTTCAACTGGATTGGTTGAGACCGAATGGAAGGCGGCTGATGTCTTACTGCAATTTGCAGCCGAAGCGCAGATGATGCTTAAATCCGCTGTATTGTAAAACTTTTCTCGCCGTATCATCTGCTCGTCACAAACGCTATCACATTTATTGTTTGCGTTAATGATCTTCACGGACTCCATCCGTGGTCGAATAAAAGATCCCAGCTGTTGCACATCGTTCTCGTTAAGCACATTTATGAGCAGCTCATATGTTTCGCTTATATAACCCGTTACTGCTATTTTATCGTAAAAGCATCTTATTTGTGGATTGTTGTCGTTGCTGTCGAGGAACAAAAAGACAATTTCGTATATGAGTTTTGGTTTACAAACCTCACTTACTTTAGCAATTTACCCTAAAATGATTAAATCCTTCATGCTATCGAGTTCTATACTAGCCTCGATCGTTTTTACGGTATCATCGCCGCCAATCAATGCCTCGAAGTGAAGCTCCCTTGGATTGCTGTTCCATTCGAATGATATAAAGTCACGTCCCTAAAGAAATGATCGAAAGTACGAAGTGAAAAAATGATTACTTAAACTGGTCCACAAAACTTACTGGAATGGGAACTAGCTTCACAACTCCTAGGATGGCGGAAGTAGCTGCGAGGGAATAACATTTCTTGTCCGGTATCGAGTTCAGGAAAGTTCTTGATCTCTGTAGTAAGATAGCAAAAGCGAATTAGAATACGGCGTAAAAACTGCTATTATACATTTGTTGCAATTTACAATTTCAAATAACTCCGGCGACCAAGCCATTATATTAGACGCCTCTAGAAGCTGCAGTTGCTGGCCTTTGATACCTTGCGCAATTTTGATAAAGGAAtcatgtttttccttttcatcaaATTTGATGAGATACTCGAAAATGATTACCAGTACGTAACGCATAATGCCATAATTATCCATTCGTGATAAATGCACCATCAGTTTAGGGctaaagaagaaagcaaacgatatGAAATTGTTACATTTTCGCATTGAAGTACAAGTGACCAATTTGATAAACATTGCACTTACATTTTTATATTAAAGAGTTCCTTCATTTGTTCCACTTTATTTTGGCTGAGATTGGCGATAGTTCTGCTGATGGTACTAAGAATCTCATACACTAAGTTTTGTCGCACAAAATCCTGCTGGCACAGGTCGAACAAACATTTCAAGCCCTTTGAAATATATTCGTAGTTGTCGTTACTATCATCGCAATCCAGTACAGCAGTCTGCAAAATAGTTCAATCCAGccacagaaaaaaatagaaaaaaccTTAGCTGATAGGCGGGAAAGTTGACAAATATCATTTACGGTGGTACAGTTCTTACCGGTGCATACTTACTTCGAATAATCTattcgctctaaaaaaatattcatcaacCTCAAGCTCTTCTCTCAACCATTTATGGAAATAGGTTAAAaatttttcggttgctttcaaCAAATCAGGAATCTCCTCGATTGCGCATAGTTTTTCAATAtgctgtttaattttttctagaATCACCATTTTTGACCCGTTTCTTAAGAATTATTCTGCATAGATCCACCGGCTAGCAACGAACAAGAACTTATAGTAATGTTAGGTGCTATTGTCAATTGACCCTTTCAATGGAATACTTTATTATATAACGACCATGTAACCGGTTACCATGGAAACACTAATATTCGTAGCAGGCTGTGACCTGCTGTGACCGCAGCTCCTCCCATTGAAACATACATCCTTAAAAGCTTTTGTTTAAACAAGCCTCTTGTTTTCAGCTGAAAGCCTTTTATATATCTCGTTGAGTATGGATTGGTTCTTTTTCATAGCTTCATTGTTTCATGCTTCCAATTATAttttctcgattttaaaaccgtaaaattttatttgtattttctcCATGTTGGTTGACAGAAATATGTTGCGATAGAAACGTTTTGAATTAAGTAGGccttatttaaaaaattcagtgattttggttttaaaaatttatgaaacatcattttggttttataTGGATATAACTGATAGAATAATCAACAATAACGAACTATTTGAAATCTGAAATTGTGCGAATATTTATTTTGACGTGTAGCTGCAGCCTCAGAGGGTTCGAGAGCCCCGGCACCCGTATGCTCTGTTGAAGGGACGTTCTAGAAAACGTCATTGGCAAAGCCAAGTTTTTGTTCCATCTGTAAAACGCAATGAAAACAGCAGGGTGCATAGAAGAGTGACTAATATTGTTCATTTTTGCGTTATCAAACGTGATTCTTAAAGCGCTCTTTTTGCAGTGGTTGTGAAATACATCGAACATCTCGAATTTTCAACAGACGAATACCtcctttcatcctttttcACGATAACACAGGTTAGTAGTTTAGAAATCTATTGCATCGTTCGAGATGCAATGTTTGCAAGCGATTTCGTCATCATGTTTGGGATGCGAATACGGAAGCATAGCCAACGCTCAAAAATGGATTTACGCAACCGTATCAATCGTTGATATAATCGTTAGATATTTTACtatattttcacattttcctcggCAGCCCTTTCCACAATGCTGTCTCGCTTGGCGTGTGCTAGACCACAGGTTTCGTCGGCGCTGGTGAAATCAGCGCTACAAACGGTTCCAAGACGTCAGCAGCAAGTATTCCGACAATACGCACGCGATGTAAAGGGCGGAAGCAACACGGGATGGACGGCTCGTGCGGAACGAACGTCACTGCGTGAGCGTTCCATGGCCCCACCCGGTCCAAATGCCTACGCGATCGGAAAGGGTGCTGTGGCGGGCGGTGCGGCCCTTGGACTTGGAGCCTTATGTTTTTATGGCCTCGGGCTGGGCAGCGGAACAAGTACACTTGAAAATTCGCATCTGTGGCCGGAATTCGTCAAGCAGCGTATCCAAGATACGTACCTATATTTCGGTGGATCACTGGCTATTTCAGCGGCCAGCGCCATGGCCGTATTTCGTTCGCCCAGACTGCTCAGTATTGTGTCGAGAAATGGATGGATGGTAACTTGTTTAGAACACGACCGTACGATGATTCTCATACAGCATGACTTAcaaccattttcttctttcctttgCTAGTCGATTCTCGGCACGGTCGCGCTGATGATTGGTTCCGGCATGGTAGCACAGTCCATCCCGTACAGTCCAGGACTCGGGACGAAGCAGCTTGCATGGGCGACGCATTCGGCTATCCTCGGTGCAGTGATTGCACCGATGTGCTTCGTCGGAGGTGCTATTCTAACTCGCGCAGCCTGGTACACGGCGGGTATTGTCGGTGGCCTGTCAACGGTGGCTGTATGTGCACCAAGCGACAAATTTCTCTACATGGGAGGCCCACTAGCGATCGGGTTGGGTGTGGTGTTTGCGTCTTCACTGGCTTCGATGTGGCTCCCCCCAACAACGGCTCTCGGCGCTGGCATTGCGTCGCTGTCTCTGTACGGAGGTCTGTTGCTTTTCAGTGGTTTTCTGCTATACGACACGCAAAAGATCGTGAAGCGGGCAGAAATGCATCCGCTTTACGCCGCTCGACCATTCGATCCAGTCAACTGGTGAGTATTGCTGAAGGACATGCTATTTACTGAAGATGCTATTTTATGCCTGCGTATTCCGGGTTCATTCTTCTAATTGCAGTGCTATTTCGATCTACATGGATACgttgaatattttcattcgaaTCGCAACAATTCTCGCCGGTGGCGGCAGCCGTCGCAAGTAAAATATCCTTGAGTAGCTTGCAATCGTTTTACCTAGTAGATCTTACTTACCTAGTAGATATATGCTTACTTTATGTTTCTCCACAACCGTGATAATGAATGTGGCAGCTATTTGTACTGACCATGATGATCATTTATGTATGCTTTTTTGCAGGGATCAATAAGTAACATGAGAGAAATTTGATGCAATAACTGAATCAAAATAGAACTGAACCAAAATCTAATTCAAATCAATTCCTCATTGT encodes:
- the LOC128723752 gene encoding uncharacterized protein LOC128723752, with protein sequence MVILEKIKQHIEKLCAIEEIPDLLKATEKFLTYFHKCPKLMVHLSRMDNYGIMRYVLVIIFEYLIKFDEKEKHDSFIKIAQGIKGQQLQLLEASNIMAWSPELFEIRSRTFLNSIPDKKCYSLAATSAILGVVKLVPIPGRDFISFEWNSNPRELHFEALIGGDDTVKTIEASIELDSMKDLIILG
- the LOC128722826 gene encoding growth hormone-inducible transmembrane protein-like; this encodes MLSRLACARPQVSSALVKSALQTVPRRQQQVFRQYARDVKGGSNTGWTARAERTSLRERSMAPPGPNAYAIGKGAVAGGAALGLGALCFYGLGLGSGTSTLENSHLWPEFVKQRIQDTYLYFGGSLAISAASAMAVFRSPRLLSIVSRNGWMSILGTVALMIGSGMVAQSIPYSPGLGTKQLAWATHSAILGAVIAPMCFVGGAILTRAAWYTAGIVGGLSTVAVCAPSDKFLYMGGPLAIGLGVVFASSLASMWLPPTTALGAGIASLSLYGGLLLFSGFLLYDTQKIVKRAEMHPLYAARPFDPVNCAISIYMDTLNIFIRIATILAGGGSRRK